One genomic region from Verrucomicrobiota bacterium encodes:
- a CDS encoding type II toxin-antitoxin system VapC family toxin gives MSLVLADAFYFVARLNRSHQHHERVVAFSRECRSRILTTDWVLMEVADALARSECRSRIRDFILHLRQAPGCEVIPASRELLDRAVKLYDQHTDKEWTLTDCVSFVVMRERGVTHALTEDHHFEQAGFTVLFK, from the coding sequence ATGAGCCTCGTCCTGGCTGATGCGTTTTATTTCGTTGCGCGGCTCAATCGGTCCCATCAACATCATGAACGTGTCGTAGCCTTTTCGCGCGAATGTCGCTCCCGCATCCTCACCACCGACTGGGTCTTGATGGAAGTCGCCGATGCTCTGGCCCGATCCGAATGTCGTTCCAGGATTCGAGATTTTATTCTGCACCTGCGCCAGGCTCCCGGCTGCGAAGTGATTCCAGCGTCGCGCGAATTGCTCGACCGGGCGGTGAAGTTGTATGACCAGCACACAGACAAGGAATGGACCCTGACCGATTGCGTGTCATTTGTGGTCATGCGCGAACGCGGAGTGACCCACGCGCTCACGGAGGATCATCATTTCGAGCAGGCAGGCTTCACAGTGCTCTTCAAGTGA
- a CDS encoding alanine--glyoxylate aminotransferase family protein yields MGHVKLHIPGPVEVSEKTFKAFCSPMIGHRGQGFKDLYAKIQPQLQQLLATKQLVYLSTSSAWGVMEGAIRNLVTKKVLNCMCGAFSDKWFDVSKRCGKDAEALQVPWGSPIRADAVDKKLATGQFDALTLIHNETSTGTMSPLAEIAALKKKYPDVMFIVDSVSSMTALPIKFDELGIDVLLAGTQKAFAMPPGFAAFVCSPAALAKAATAKDRGYYFDFVEFQKNAEQNMTPSTPSISHTYALSSKLDEFFAEGLENRYARHRKTNQMTRDWAAKHGFNLFPEAGFESITLTCVNNGAKPGGRTVDVVKLQKLTKDQGFLIDGGYGKIKGTTFRISNMGDETEATMNQLFAALDKSMGQL; encoded by the coding sequence ATGGGACACGTTAAATTACACATTCCGGGACCGGTCGAGGTGAGCGAGAAAACCTTCAAGGCGTTTTGTTCGCCGATGATCGGCCATCGCGGCCAAGGCTTCAAAGACCTGTACGCGAAGATTCAACCGCAGTTGCAGCAGTTGCTCGCCACCAAACAACTCGTCTACCTCTCCACCTCCAGCGCCTGGGGCGTGATGGAGGGCGCGATTCGCAATCTCGTCACGAAAAAAGTCCTCAACTGCATGTGCGGCGCGTTTTCGGATAAATGGTTTGATGTGTCGAAACGTTGCGGCAAGGACGCCGAGGCGTTGCAAGTGCCGTGGGGTTCGCCCATCCGCGCCGACGCCGTGGATAAAAAACTCGCGACCGGCCAATTCGATGCGCTCACGCTCATCCACAATGAAACGTCCACCGGCACGATGAGTCCGCTGGCGGAAATCGCCGCGCTCAAGAAAAAGTATCCCGACGTGATGTTCATCGTGGACTCGGTTAGCTCGATGACCGCGTTGCCGATCAAGTTCGACGAACTGGGCATCGACGTTTTACTCGCCGGCACGCAAAAGGCTTTTGCCATGCCACCGGGGTTCGCGGCGTTTGTCTGTTCGCCTGCCGCGCTCGCGAAGGCGGCAACCGCGAAGGATCGCGGTTACTATTTTGACTTCGTCGAGTTTCAGAAGAACGCCGAGCAGAACATGACGCCGAGCACGCCGAGCATTTCGCACACTTATGCGCTCAGCTCGAAGCTGGACGAATTCTTTGCCGAAGGTTTGGAGAATCGTTACGCCCGCCATCGCAAAACGAACCAGATGACGCGCGACTGGGCGGCGAAGCACGGCTTCAATCTGTTTCCCGAGGCGGGCTTTGAATCCATCACGCTAACCTGCGTCAACAACGGCGCAAAGCCCGGCGGACGCACGGTGGACGTGGTGAAGTTGCAGAAGCTCACGAAAGACCAAGGTTTCCTCATTGATGGCGGCTACGGAAAAATCAAAGGCACGACCTTTCGCATTTCGAACATGGGCGACGAGACAGAGGCAACGATGAATCAGTTGTTCGCCGCGCTGGACAAGAGCATGGGGCAGCTTTAG
- a CDS encoding NAD-dependent epimerase/dehydratase family protein, whose protein sequence is MNCFVTGASGFIGANLVHELVARGHQVKALLRPQSDLRGLQGAEFERVEGDVSDSDKLKLACQGCDWCFHVAASYHLWLRDYAPMYAANVEGTRNALEAATNAGCSRIVYTSTVGCIGLPKEIEGKIVPTDETAPVSEAQMSNHYKLSKWQAEQVARELAAKGAPVIIVNPTAPVGPRDVKPTPTGQVIVDFLNRKMPAYLDTGLNWVHVRDVATGHILAAEKGRIGERYILGHADGNWTMKEVFAVLQKITGIAAPRFQIPYSIALIAAHVDETISRFTGKPPKAPLAGVRMAKYKMFFNPAKAIRELGLPQTPPTQALADAVEWFRANGYVRMSQ, encoded by the coding sequence ATGAACTGTTTCGTCACTGGCGCATCGGGTTTCATCGGCGCGAACCTCGTCCACGAACTCGTAGCGCGCGGACACCAGGTGAAGGCGCTATTGCGACCACAAAGTGATCTGCGCGGATTGCAAGGCGCGGAGTTCGAACGTGTCGAAGGCGACGTGAGCGATTCCGACAAACTGAAGCTTGCTTGTCAGGGCTGTGATTGGTGTTTTCACGTTGCCGCCAGTTACCATCTCTGGCTGCGCGATTACGCGCCGATGTATGCCGCCAACGTCGAGGGAACTCGCAACGCACTCGAAGCGGCGACGAACGCCGGTTGTTCGCGCATCGTTTATACCAGCACCGTCGGCTGCATCGGTTTGCCTAAAGAAATCGAAGGAAAGATTGTTCCCACCGACGAAACTGCGCCTGTTTCAGAAGCGCAGATGAGCAATCACTACAAACTTTCCAAATGGCAGGCGGAACAAGTGGCGCGCGAGCTCGCGGCCAAAGGCGCGCCGGTGATCATCGTGAATCCCACTGCGCCCGTCGGCCCGCGTGATGTGAAGCCAACTCCGACGGGGCAAGTCATCGTCGATTTTCTAAATCGGAAGATGCCCGCGTATCTCGACACGGGTTTGAACTGGGTGCATGTCCGCGACGTTGCCACCGGGCACATCCTTGCTGCTGAGAAAGGCCGCATCGGCGAGCGCTACATTCTCGGCCACGCCGACGGCAACTGGACGATGAAGGAAGTGTTTGCCGTTTTGCAGAAGATCACGGGCATCGCCGCGCCGCGCTTCCAAATCCCCTACTCCATCGCGTTGATCGCCGCGCACGTTGACGAAACCATTTCCCGGTTCACCGGCAAACCGCCGAAAGCGCCGTTGGCCGGCGTACGCATGGCCAAGTACAAAATGTTTTTCAATCCCGCCAAAGCCATCCGCGAACTCGGCCTGCCGCAGACGCCGCCGACGCAGGCGCTCGCTGATGCGGTCGAGTGGTTTCGGGCGAATGGTTACGTGCGAATGAGCCAGTGA